The DNA region ctcgtttttctcttttatgaCTCGTCAGCACTCGatatttaaacttttaaatttcataCGAACACATAGTTGCTGCTTGTTTTTTAAAGCGGAACTCCATTTATGTCAACCTATCGGGGGATAAATACTTTATGTAATAAGACTCAATGATTCTCTATAAATAGATCTCaggtttttatatatttattaatttgcaGATAGAAGAATGCATGGGACGCGTGTAATAGACACAAAGTAAGGCGCTTCTTACTATGTTCAGTAGGTGAAATGATTCTTTATTTGAATCTTATCtctttaattgtattgataaaaattaatttgtatattaaatctGTAGTCTGTCTGTAACCCTTTGTTACGTAATAAGAATCTTTTTTCAAAGAATTAGATTCAATCAAGCATTAGCTTGAGATTTCATTTCAGTACATGGAATTCCATTGCACTCCTTGTTATTATGCtggtattattaagaaataagttCGAAGCATTTCAGGAAGTTTGTCAGGGTATATCTTACAAATATAAAGCAGAAATAAAGGAAAGATAGAGTTCAGATCTTACCTGCTCGATCATCGAGCTCAGAGAGCTTTTGATCACGTTCCAACACTTTTTCAACATTCGTTTTCATGATGTCAACGACCTCGTCTACCTGCGCCTGCGTCGCCTGCAGTCGTTTCTGCGAGGCGATCTGCTGAGGCGTCCTGGGACCTCCGACGATTCCATCAGAACCTGCACCTGCACCCGCAGCAGCATCAGGTGCTAGACCGCCTTCGGTGGCCCTGCAATCAACATCAATGTTCCTCGTTTATCATGTTTCTCTGACTAGCCACATAATTTTCATTGTTGTTACTATCTATTCGATCTAAGATATCTATAAATTTAACGTTTCATCGTCTGCTATCTGTTCGATCTAAAACATCTATAAATTTTCTCCGTTTATCATTTTTCTCTCGCTATCCAGATAATTTTCATTACTTACTATTTGATTTAAAGTAGTCGTACAAATTTTCCACATCTCCTACTTTTCTCACTATCCAAGTAACGTTCGTACGTTTATGATCTATTCGCGATCCAAAGtatctattaaattttatatatttgactCAAAAATTTCCTATTAGCTTTCCCTGATCGAATTCCTTCGACGAAGgtaacgaggaaaaaatatttaaaatattctcgaTGAATGGAAATTTCAAAGTCTCATTATCGCTGGTGGGTTAAACTTCCGGGGGAGGAAATTGAACGACAGATAGAGGAAGTAATGCACGCGTTGGAAGATTAAGGGCGAGTAGAAATATTAAAGTGTCTAGACTGTTCTTTGCGAGATAAGCGCTCGTCAAAAGAGGATCCGGTCTTAAAAACAACTAATCTGATACTTCTTTTATATTCTTTGTTTACCTCCTTTGCCACAGCTTGTTATTAAATTTGCATCATTGTTACAAGAAGAATCAGATGGTGACCTACTCGTGCATTGAATTTCTCGTGAAAACATCGTCGACGAGAAGGCTTTGTAATACAATATTCTTTCACGTTAACATAATGATCTTTCTATTCTTCGTTTGGTTCGGTCGGCTCAAAATTCACCGAtcaatatcaaatttatatcgtcatttgtatatttcgtttcttttaaatcACGCTATGGATACGTTGCATCAATTAAAACGTGTTGCATTCACGGGTCAAAGGTCTTCAAGATTCGACCATTTAAGGAATACAACGTTTATAGTGTTTCTCAGAATCTGTTCGTAGATATTACGACTCGATTCTCTACATTATGGTAGATACTGCGATATTCTCATCGAACCGAGGGCGGTGGCAAATACGAAAGGGCAAAGTTCGTGACACATTCGTGAAAGCTGCACGTTCGTCGACGTGTAGGTGCGTATTGTCTGCTTATGATATCATCTCGTTTTGTTATCATCGCTTTCTAAGAACGCGATacagtatattaaatattcttcaaagaaaaaaatgacTCGAGACATGTAGacgcaaatacgaaataatttcCCTTCGAATTCTAAACGAATTCTATACTTAACTCTAATAAAAGATCTCATTGCGTTTCTCTCATTATGCAAGATAACAAATTTGATTTAACACGATTCACGTATTTTACTTTCGTTCTATTAAAAATGCAAGGATAATGACCACGTGAAAAGGAAAAGCTAATACGAATTCTTATGATATTTGTATTAACTTGACCAAACGTATCTCGTAAGGATTGATCTTTCAGACAGGGTAAGAGACCATTCCAAATACAACGAGGATGTTTAATTATCATGACAGATTCGCGTTGGCGTTTCGTCGGATTTATGCTTCAACATCGTGGAAAAATTTCACAGCGTTTCGTTCAGTTACTGTCCACATTTCGATTTCAATTATAACGATTTATTCCGATATCCAAGAGCTACATTCATGATTTGTTTCCGAACATACACATCTACATTTTGTTCTATATTAGTTCGACTAATTAAGGAGTCACCTACGCAAATAGCTCCCTCTTTCAATATACGATATCCGATACACACGCATAATAACGATACTACTTCTAAAGAAATATCTTTCATAATTGGGAATTTCATTCATTCTCTTCATTTCTGGTTTTTATCAATCAGAGAAATTCCGATAAACATATTTcgcaattgaaaattttattcattctcgTTTTGCCAACTAAAGAAACGAAACTTTCAATGGCGATACGTATAACCATTTCGTGTACGAACTACGTGTGTTCCGATTTGGAGCGCGTGCTCGAGATGGTGAATCAGGGTTTCCGGACATGTCGAGTACCGATGGCAGATTAAAAAGCGGTCGAAGAGGttgcgaattttatttttggTAGCCTATCGAACGACCGAGTAGCAACGGCCGATCGATTCACCGATTCAGTCGAGTATCACTCTAGGAATAGATGAATGTAATTCAGAATAGACTCGATGTTAATCTGCGTCCACACAAGTCATGAATAAATCTTGAATCGTGTTCGTTGGCAGCAATGAACGCTGATTTTGCGGCCAGTAAACTGATTATTAcgtgttttttacgtatttataaattgcaaaaatatataaaaagatgcAGAATAAAgtactcgttgtaatatttaataggtaaaacaaatttctattttagttgcgtttataaaaatacgaaattgcaCGGACATTCACAGTCTACTCATTAGTGAACAACAAACGTTCACTCAGGAAGCGGTACATCAAAGGATCAGTTTGTGTTCGCGAGCTGTAGTCTGAATAGGATGTTTATTCACAATCATTAAAGCAACTCGCGATCTAATTAACGCGGATGCGACATAAGAGAAACAAAACCATTAGCAAGGTCCCATAATGAAGAATGCGAATTATTTCCCATGAAAAATTTTTACGTCGAAATAGAGGAGCTTTTTTGTTACGGGATAGAAAAGGGAAGCGTTCACCTGGTTTAAAGCCTTTATGCGTTCAAGCGGCTTATATAATCGGATTAATATATCGATCGAGGCAGGTACGTCGGTTATCGTCATTATTGAATTATCTTCGAGTCGGCTGCGAAATAGTTATcgtgattattattttaatcgcTCGATGCACGTTCTCTTCATGAATCACGAAATACTTTATCCGGTCCTCTTCAAAATCAATGTTTGACAAACTTCCGAGCAGTAACCTGCACAAAAGCTGCGCGAAAAGAAACTTTCATCGTTGTTCGAAAGCTTCCcggttttattatttttttttttttaatattcacatCGATATCCTAATTTTAGATTTATCGAAGAACAAGTGACGTCAACGAAATATAACTGAATACCCTGCGCGCGATATATTATGACGTGTGTTATCTTTTTTGGATAAGCAGAGATTACACAAAAGGATAGCTTATTTTTCTGCAACTCTGCGTACAATTTATATGTTAAACATTTATTCTTTGAAGCTTCATTTAAAAGTTCGTAAGAAACCAAACTTGTAACTA from Bombus terrestris chromosome 14, iyBomTerr1.2, whole genome shotgun sequence includes:
- the LOC100645346 gene encoding vesicle-associated membrane protein 2 isoform X2; amino-acid sequence: MATEGGLAPDAAAGAGAGSDGIVGGPRTPQQIASQKRLQATQAQVDEVVDIMKTNVEKVLERDQKLSELDDRADALQQGASQFEQQAGKLKRKFWLQNLKMMIIMGVIALIILAIIVANFM